Proteins encoded by one window of Bubalus kerabau isolate K-KA32 ecotype Philippines breed swamp buffalo chromosome 22, PCC_UOA_SB_1v2, whole genome shotgun sequence:
- the C22H10orf95 gene encoding uncharacterized protein C10orf95 homolog, translating into MYAYYCRAPGEDIWPLLQHLTYTYQPAPLLLPPIQAHNFCSRPRDLCAGEWAGPQEYHCFHSTGAPLEVAPPFWAFPPAYAAALRPPFPAPGYLGPSLQAPAATGQAAVESGAQWPEGGTVQAELRWGRVERALGPRLELPDSVRRELRRVYGTYPRTNVRVTYRGGEFLLQGAPCLREPEHRVKRGVLRPPASSDSGDDSSAGEAVERGRLKKRKA; encoded by the coding sequence ATGTACGCATACTACTGCCGAGCGCCTGGGGAGGACATCTGGCCTCTACTGCAGCACCTCACCTACACCTACCAGCCCGCCCCTCTGCTGCTGCCCCCTATCCAGGCCCATAACTTCTGCAGCCGGCCCCGCGACCTGTGCGCCGGCGAGTGGGCTGGTCCGCAGGAATACCACTGCTTCCACTCCACCGGAGCGCCCCTGGAGGTCGCGCCGCCCTTTTGGGCCTTCCCGCCGGCCTACGCCGCGGCCCTGCGCCCGCCGTTCCCCGCGCCCGGCTACCTGGGGCCATCGCTGCAGGCGCCCGCAGCCACAGGACAGGCGGCAGTCGAGAGCGGGGCGCAGTGGCCGGAAGGCGGCACCGTGCAGGCCGAGCTGCGGTGGGGCCGCGTGGAGCGCGCGCTTGGCCCGCGCCTCGAGCTGCCGGACTCGGTGCGCCGGGAGCTGCGCCGCGTGTACGGCACATACCCGCGCACCAACGTGCGTGTCACCTACCGCGGCGGCGAGTTCCTGCTGCAAGGCGCGCCATGCCTGCGAGAGCCCGAGCACCGCGTCAAGAGGGGAGTCCTGCGGCCGCCGGCCAGCAGCGACAGCGGGGACGACAGTTCCGCGGGGGAAGCGGTGGAGCGCGGCCGCCTGAAGAAGAGGAAGGCTTGA